A genomic region of Phragmites australis chromosome 2, lpPhrAust1.1, whole genome shotgun sequence contains the following coding sequences:
- the LOC133909450 gene encoding transcription factor bHLH77-like isoform X2 — MNCGSPDQLPPASAPSCFLNLNWDQSMAAAAAGDHLDPALSSMVSSPASNSTAAAATDGLALHGISPQPQYGGTPLSSPPRLNLSMMGQFHHYPPPQVGGAGAGGLPILENLMPVGHLDQFLADPGFAERAARLSGFDGRAGGSGYGGAVPGQFGLPDAGPVGALKELELGNGRDESSVSNPASASAEMALKGPSDGNARKRKANGKGKGKDGPMPTSAKDLAKEESSGKRCKSADESNGAEENSAKGKAAQSNSENGGKKQGKDSTSKLPEPPKDYIHVRARRGEATDSHSLAERVRREKISQRMKLLQDLVPGCNKVVGKAVMLDEIINYVQSLQRQVEFLSMKLATVNPQLDFNNLPNVLPKDMHQSCGPLQNSHFPLETSGAPLSYINQPHQGNPLGCSLTNGMDNQSSMHPLDPAFCRPMNSQHPFLNGCSDAASQVGTFWQDDLQSVVQMDIRQSHEIATSSNSYNGSLQTVHMKMEL; from the exons ATGAACTGCGGGTCTCCCGACCAGCTACCGCCGGCATCGGCGCCGTCGTGCTTCCTCAACCTCAACTGGGACCAGTCcatggccgcggccgcggccggcgaCCACCTCGACCCGGCGCTCAGCTCGATGGTCTCCTCCCCGGCGTCGAACTcgacggccgccgcggcgacTGACGGCCTCGCTCTCCATGGGATCTCACCGCAGCCGCAGTACGGTGGCACTCCTCTCAGCTCGCCTCCCAGGCTTAACCTCTCCATGATGGGCCAGTTCCACCACTACCCGCCGCCGCAGGTCGGTGGTGCCGGAGCCGGCGGCTTGCCAATCCTGGAGAACTTGATGCCCGTGGGCCATCTAGACCAGTTCCTCGCCGACCCAGGCTTCGCCGAGCGCGCGGCGAGGCTTTCCGGCTTTGACGGCCGCGCCGGCGGTAGCGGTTATGGCGGCGCCGTCCCGGGACAGTTCGGCCTCCCGGACGCCGGCCCAGTCGGCGCattgaaggagctagagctcgGCAACGGCCGGGACGAGTCATCGGTGTCCAATCCGGCGTCGGCAAGCGCGGAGATGGCGCTGAAGGGGCCTTCCGACGGCAATGCAAGGAAGCGGAAGGCAAACGGCAAGGGGAAAGGCAAGGACGGTCCCATGCCCACCTCCGCCAAGGATCTCGCCAAG GAGGAATCCAGCGGGAAGCGGTGTAAATCGGCGGACGAGAGTAATGGCGCGGAGGAGAATTCGGCCAAGGGGAAGGCTGCGCAGAGCAACAGCGAGAATGGTGGCAAGAAGCAGGGGAAGGATAGCACGTCGAAGCTCCCCGAACCGCCCAAGGACTACATCCATGTCCGGGCGAGGCGCGGTGAGGCGACAGACAGCCACAGCCTCGCCGAGAGG GTTAGAAGGGAAAAAATTAGCCAGAGGATGAAGCTGCTGCAGGATCTTGTGCCGGGTTGCAACAAG GTGGTTGGCAAGGCAGTCATGCTCGATGAAATCATAAACTACGTGCAATCCTTGCAACGGCAAGTCGAG TTTCTGTCAATGAAATTGGCCACTGTGAATCCCCAGCTGGACTTCAACAATTTGCCTAACGTCCTTCCTAAAGAT ATGCACCAGTCGTGTGGCCCATTGCAGAACTCGCATTTTCCACTAGAGACCTCAGGTGCACCACTGTCATACATTAACCAGCCTCACCAGGGGAACCCTCTAGGCTGCAGCCTAACCAATGGCATGGACAACCAGAGTTCTATGCACCCGCTAGACCCTGCATTTTGCCGACCGATGAATTCACAGCATCCCTTTCTCAATGGATGTAGTGATGCGGCCTCTCAG GTTGGGACTTTCTGGCAAGATGATCTTCAAAGTGTTGTTCAAATGGATATCCGGCAAAGTCACGAGATTGCCACCTCGTCGAACAGCTACAATG GTTCATTGCAAACAGTCCACATGAAAATGGAGCTTTGA
- the LOC133909450 gene encoding transcription factor bHLH62-like isoform X1: MNCGSPDQLPPASAPSCFLNLNWDQSMAAAAAGDHLDPALSSMVSSPASNSTAAAATDGLALHGISPQPQYGGTPLSSPPRLNLSMMGQFHHYPPPQVGGAGAGGLPILENLMPVGHLDQFLADPGFAERAARLSGFDGRAGGSGYGGAVPGQFGLPDAGPVGALKELELGNGRDESSVSNPASASAEMALKGPSDGNARKRKANGKGKGKDGPMPTSAKDLAKVCEQLRSVWCSNSPRSSVLEQIFYFWSVLQEESSGKRCKSADESNGAEENSAKGKAAQSNSENGGKKQGKDSTSKLPEPPKDYIHVRARRGEATDSHSLAERVRREKISQRMKLLQDLVPGCNKVVGKAVMLDEIINYVQSLQRQVEFLSMKLATVNPQLDFNNLPNVLPKDMHQSCGPLQNSHFPLETSGAPLSYINQPHQGNPLGCSLTNGMDNQSSMHPLDPAFCRPMNSQHPFLNGCSDAASQVGTFWQDDLQSVVQMDIRQSHEIATSSNSYNGSLQTVHMKMEL; encoded by the exons ATGAACTGCGGGTCTCCCGACCAGCTACCGCCGGCATCGGCGCCGTCGTGCTTCCTCAACCTCAACTGGGACCAGTCcatggccgcggccgcggccggcgaCCACCTCGACCCGGCGCTCAGCTCGATGGTCTCCTCCCCGGCGTCGAACTcgacggccgccgcggcgacTGACGGCCTCGCTCTCCATGGGATCTCACCGCAGCCGCAGTACGGTGGCACTCCTCTCAGCTCGCCTCCCAGGCTTAACCTCTCCATGATGGGCCAGTTCCACCACTACCCGCCGCCGCAGGTCGGTGGTGCCGGAGCCGGCGGCTTGCCAATCCTGGAGAACTTGATGCCCGTGGGCCATCTAGACCAGTTCCTCGCCGACCCAGGCTTCGCCGAGCGCGCGGCGAGGCTTTCCGGCTTTGACGGCCGCGCCGGCGGTAGCGGTTATGGCGGCGCCGTCCCGGGACAGTTCGGCCTCCCGGACGCCGGCCCAGTCGGCGCattgaaggagctagagctcgGCAACGGCCGGGACGAGTCATCGGTGTCCAATCCGGCGTCGGCAAGCGCGGAGATGGCGCTGAAGGGGCCTTCCGACGGCAATGCAAGGAAGCGGAAGGCAAACGGCAAGGGGAAAGGCAAGGACGGTCCCATGCCCACCTCCGCCAAGGATCTCGCCAAGGTATGTGAACAATTGCGTTCGGTTTGGTGCTCCAATTCGCCACGCAGTTCAGTTTTGgagcaaatattttatttttggagCGTTTTGCAGGAGGAATCCAGCGGGAAGCGGTGTAAATCGGCGGACGAGAGTAATGGCGCGGAGGAGAATTCGGCCAAGGGGAAGGCTGCGCAGAGCAACAGCGAGAATGGTGGCAAGAAGCAGGGGAAGGATAGCACGTCGAAGCTCCCCGAACCGCCCAAGGACTACATCCATGTCCGGGCGAGGCGCGGTGAGGCGACAGACAGCCACAGCCTCGCCGAGAGG GTTAGAAGGGAAAAAATTAGCCAGAGGATGAAGCTGCTGCAGGATCTTGTGCCGGGTTGCAACAAG GTGGTTGGCAAGGCAGTCATGCTCGATGAAATCATAAACTACGTGCAATCCTTGCAACGGCAAGTCGAG TTTCTGTCAATGAAATTGGCCACTGTGAATCCCCAGCTGGACTTCAACAATTTGCCTAACGTCCTTCCTAAAGAT ATGCACCAGTCGTGTGGCCCATTGCAGAACTCGCATTTTCCACTAGAGACCTCAGGTGCACCACTGTCATACATTAACCAGCCTCACCAGGGGAACCCTCTAGGCTGCAGCCTAACCAATGGCATGGACAACCAGAGTTCTATGCACCCGCTAGACCCTGCATTTTGCCGACCGATGAATTCACAGCATCCCTTTCTCAATGGATGTAGTGATGCGGCCTCTCAG GTTGGGACTTTCTGGCAAGATGATCTTCAAAGTGTTGTTCAAATGGATATCCGGCAAAGTCACGAGATTGCCACCTCGTCGAACAGCTACAATG GTTCATTGCAAACAGTCCACATGAAAATGGAGCTTTGA